A DNA window from Bacteroides cellulosilyticus contains the following coding sequences:
- a CDS encoding mannose-1-phosphate guanylyltransferase — protein MTTNKDNFCVIMGGGIGSRFWPFSRKTLPKQFLDFFGTGRSLLQQTFDRFNKVIPTENILIVTNDLYADLVKEQLPELNPEQILLEPTRRNTAPCIAWAAYHIRALNPNANIVVAPSDHLILKEGEFLDAIEKGLTFVSQSEKLLTLGIKPNRPETGYGYIQIAEQAGDNFYKVKTFTEKPELELAKVFVESGEFYWNSGLFMWNVNSVIKAVEALLPELASKLIPGKDVYGTPAEKAFIDENFPACPNVSVDFGIMEKADNVYVSLGDFGWSDLGTWGSLYDLSPKDKEGNVTLKCESLMYNSKDNIVVLPQNKLAVIDGLEGYLIAESDNVLLICKKDEEHSIRKYVNDAQIKLGEDYI, from the coding sequence ATGACAACAAATAAGGATAATTTCTGTGTTATCATGGGTGGAGGTATCGGCAGTCGCTTTTGGCCGTTTAGTCGAAAAACACTCCCTAAACAGTTTCTGGACTTCTTTGGCACAGGCAGGTCATTACTGCAACAAACCTTCGACCGCTTCAATAAAGTTATTCCCACAGAGAACATACTTATCGTTACAAACGATTTATACGCAGATCTTGTAAAGGAGCAACTGCCTGAATTGAATCCCGAACAAATTTTGCTGGAGCCTACACGCAGAAATACTGCTCCGTGTATCGCATGGGCAGCTTATCACATTCGCGCATTAAACCCGAATGCCAATATCGTGGTAGCTCCATCCGATCATTTGATTCTGAAGGAAGGAGAGTTCCTTGATGCCATCGAAAAAGGCTTGACGTTCGTATCTCAATCAGAAAAGTTGCTGACTCTCGGTATCAAACCGAACCGTCCCGAAACAGGTTATGGTTACATTCAGATAGCCGAACAAGCAGGAGACAATTTTTACAAGGTGAAAACCTTTACCGAAAAACCTGAACTGGAGTTAGCCAAAGTTTTCGTAGAAAGCGGAGAATTTTATTGGAACTCCGGCCTCTTCATGTGGAATGTAAACTCTGTCATCAAGGCCGTGGAAGCACTACTTCCCGAACTGGCAAGCAAATTGATTCCTGGTAAAGATGTATACGGTACTCCTGCCGAAAAAGCATTCATCGACGAAAATTTCCCTGCATGCCCCAATGTATCCGTCGACTTCGGCATCATGGAGAAAGCAGACAATGTATATGTTTCATTAGGAGATTTCGGCTGGTCCGATTTAGGCACATGGGGTTCATTGTATGACTTGTCCCCAAAGGACAAAGAAGGAAATGTAACCTTGAAGTGTGAGTCTCTAATGTACAACAGTAAAGACAACATCGTGGTGCTCCCACAAAACAAACTCGCCGTTATTGATGGACTGGAAGGCTATCTCATCGCTGAATCGGACAATGTATTGCTGATTTGCAAGAAGGATGAAGAACATTCTATCCGTAAATACGTAAACGACGCACAGATAAAATTAGGGGAAGATTACATCTAA
- a CDS encoding ATP-binding protein: protein MPNQNTFLYPPLTFRILAVAIFACLFLAPKAMADTKDQEYIVLISSSTFREKWAYDLLETVEKAFNEENSVKVYSETLTTWHFNNQQEIDQKVDYLKDKYSVPPQAVIFVGDPGWYVCKPLFDTIWKGVPTIICHSMPHTSADINKYYKGEYIPEDQIIATPEMLERYNVTAINIPVCIKETIELMEEITPEMKKVVLLSDDRFICSLIRKKAEEIHQQYFSDLDMEFITYPQTNTETMLHKISESGRETGIIYCSWVNVASQSLSEKYYPDERIHSYISGIVKKPVFSLSDQFTRVHALFAGGHYIGSSDVESTVIGEIRSALKKDGTYGAKTVVAGTPNTYLNYQTLLDKGVSLDNFPKNAVYYDVPPGFIQKNIIYVVIVLGTAIVLLLFYFMHKRIKKVKETEWQEHLHLLENILDNLPIAAKVKDVDNDMRYTFINKKAEELFEYPAKEAIGRTDFDIMPEAATMIRKEDEELVRTGVAQSGTRRFFTNKNEERFTFQNNNIVSFSDGRKWILYTAWDITDQKILERKLRLAKEEAEESNRIKSAFLANMSHEIRTPLNAIVGFSSILAEDVSEEERIEYLSIISKNNDILLQLINDILDLSKIEAGTLEYVYANIDVNKMLSEIEQAARMRQPNANVTICAVTPLPDLFLYTDQRRITQVLNNFISNAMKFTNAGSITFGYEEPKDGYIRFFVTDTGTGIPSEKVADIFNRFVKLDSFKQGTGLGLAISQNIVKELKGEIGVLSELGKGSTFWFTLPYEKMGAHRSILP from the coding sequence ATGCCAAATCAGAATACATTTCTGTATCCCCCTTTGACATTTCGAATACTTGCGGTTGCTATTTTCGCTTGTTTATTTCTGGCGCCCAAGGCGATGGCTGATACGAAAGATCAAGAGTATATTGTTCTTATCAGTTCTTCCACTTTTCGTGAGAAATGGGCTTATGATCTGCTTGAAACTGTAGAAAAGGCATTCAATGAAGAAAATTCGGTGAAGGTATATTCGGAGACTCTCACAACATGGCATTTCAATAATCAACAGGAAATAGATCAGAAGGTTGATTATCTAAAGGATAAATATTCTGTTCCTCCCCAAGCCGTCATATTTGTAGGCGATCCGGGATGGTATGTTTGCAAACCGCTTTTTGACACTATCTGGAAAGGGGTACCTACAATTATTTGCCACTCGATGCCGCATACGTCGGCTGATATAAATAAGTATTATAAAGGTGAATATATACCTGAAGATCAGATTATCGCTACACCGGAAATGCTGGAACGGTATAACGTGACTGCCATAAATATTCCTGTTTGCATTAAAGAAACCATAGAATTGATGGAGGAGATTACTCCTGAAATGAAAAAGGTTGTCTTGTTATCGGATGACAGATTTATCTGTTCTCTAATTCGGAAAAAAGCAGAAGAAATACATCAGCAGTACTTTTCTGATTTGGATATGGAATTTATTACTTATCCCCAGACAAATACAGAAACAATGCTTCACAAGATTAGCGAATCTGGTAGAGAAACAGGCATTATTTACTGTTCATGGGTGAATGTAGCCAGTCAGAGTTTGTCTGAGAAATATTATCCTGATGAGAGAATACATTCTTATATTTCCGGTATAGTTAAAAAACCGGTATTCTCGTTGTCTGACCAGTTCACAAGGGTTCATGCATTATTTGCCGGTGGACATTATATAGGCAGTTCCGATGTGGAAAGTACCGTTATCGGTGAAATTAGAAGTGCACTGAAAAAGGATGGTACATACGGGGCGAAAACGGTTGTTGCCGGTACGCCCAATACCTATCTTAATTACCAGACATTGCTTGACAAGGGAGTTTCATTAGATAACTTTCCTAAAAATGCGGTTTATTATGATGTTCCGCCTGGTTTTATTCAGAAGAATATTATTTATGTTGTGATTGTCCTGGGTACTGCTATTGTCCTACTGCTATTTTACTTTATGCACAAGCGTATCAAAAAAGTGAAAGAAACCGAGTGGCAGGAGCATCTGCATTTGCTTGAAAACATTCTCGATAACCTTCCTATTGCAGCTAAAGTGAAAGATGTCGATAATGATATGCGTTATACTTTTATAAATAAAAAGGCTGAAGAGCTCTTTGAATATCCGGCTAAGGAGGCGATTGGAAGAACTGATTTCGATATAATGCCTGAGGCTGCAACGATGATCAGGAAAGAAGATGAAGAATTGGTAAGAACAGGAGTTGCCCAATCCGGTACCAGGCGTTTCTTTACGAATAAGAACGAGGAACGGTTTACCTTCCAGAATAATAATATAGTTTCATTCTCCGATGGACGTAAATGGATTCTCTATACGGCTTGGGATATTACAGACCAGAAGATTCTGGAACGTAAACTGCGTCTGGCTAAAGAAGAGGCTGAAGAGTCCAATCGTATAAAATCAGCTTTCCTGGCTAATATGAGCCATGAAATACGTACTCCGCTCAATGCAATAGTTGGTTTTTCGAGTATACTGGCCGAAGATGTATCGGAAGAAGAACGGATAGAATACCTCAGTATCATTAGTAAGAATAATGATATATTGTTGCAACTGATCAATGACATCCTGGATTTATCGAAGATAGAAGCCGGTACACTGGAATATGTCTATGCAAATATAGACGTAAATAAGATGTTATCTGAAATAGAGCAGGCTGCCAGGATGAGACAACCGAATGCGAATGTCACTATATGTGCAGTGACACCCCTGCCGGATCTTTTTTTGTACACTGACCAGCGCAGAATTACCCAAGTGCTGAATAATTTCATCAGTAATGCCATGAAGTTTACGAATGCCGGGAGTATTACGTTCGGATATGAAGAACCGAAAGATGGCTATATACGTTTCTTTGTGACAGATACCGGTACCGGTATCCCTTCTGAAAAGGTGGCGGATATATTCAACCGTTTTGTAAAACTTGATTCTTTCAAACAAGGAACCGGACTTGGACTGGCTATTTCACAGAATATCGTGAAGGAACTCAAAGGTGAGATAGGAGTGTTGTCTGAGTTAGGTAAAGGTTCTACTTTCTGGTTTACATTGCCCTATGAAAAGATGGGCGCACACCGTTCCATCCTTCCATAA
- a CDS encoding alpha/beta fold hydrolase — MKKKNTLLLFLCLFSLWAVAQEKKPVKIACVGNSITYGSGIKNQFQNSYPGLLSQLLGEGYDVRNFGISARVLLNKGDHPYMHEQKFRDLLAFQPDIVTIKLGTNDSKPWNWRYGKDFKKDLTEMLDILQELPSKPKIYLCLPVPAVKRNFGINDSVITNGIIPVIRSVAKKRHLPVVDLYALLKPYPDYYTDGIHPNEQGAALIAGELYRTLTGNEAPAIVTDQPFPGKKSQWEGFDRYDFICNARRAIVVAPRKVAEGRPWIWRPAFFGAFPSVDKALLEKGFHVAYYDLTHLYGSPRAQRLGSDFYEVMRRYYRLSPKVTLEGFSRGGLFAFNWAANNPDKVACIYVDAPVCDMLYFSENWERDFWKGFLAEWGLTEENAKDFKGNPIDNLAPLAAAGIPVMGVCGDSDKIVPYEKHMKIVAERYRALGGNVEIILKPGCDHHPHSLDNAEPVVDFIIRNQPDYQKKQVIHQRGSLTNSYLKFAKEKKGCVAFLGGSITEMRGWRNMIQEDLKQRFPETEFTFIDAGIPSTGSTPHAFRFENDVLQKGMPDLLFVEAAVNDDTNGFDYIRQTRGMEGIIRHARTVSPEMDIVMLHFIYDPFIPLLDKGIQPQVIMNHESVANHYYVSSINLAEEVAQRMLDGEFDWKEFGGTHPAWNGHTYYAAAINRLFDLEWSGDVAKKTVRAHEVPEKPIDSYSYDKGVFADIRSAKQLNGWKVVDDWTPTVKGNTRKGFVHVPMLVADRAGASLSFSFEGRAVGIFCAAGPQACVLEYSVDGAPFKKLDTFTDWSRNLYIPWVYMLETELASGRHTLRLRIAKGERTGCQIRNFVVNQ, encoded by the coding sequence ATGAAAAAGAAGAACACTCTTTTACTTTTTTTGTGCTTGTTCAGTCTGTGGGCAGTGGCACAAGAAAAGAAACCTGTAAAGATTGCCTGTGTCGGAAACAGTATCACTTATGGCTCAGGAATTAAAAATCAGTTTCAGAATAGTTATCCGGGGTTACTTTCCCAGCTTTTGGGTGAAGGGTACGATGTCCGCAATTTCGGAATTAGTGCCCGGGTATTGTTGAATAAGGGGGATCATCCTTATATGCACGAACAGAAGTTTCGTGATCTTTTGGCATTTCAGCCGGATATCGTTACCATTAAATTGGGAACGAATGACAGCAAACCCTGGAACTGGCGTTATGGAAAAGACTTTAAGAAGGATTTGACGGAAATGCTGGATATTCTTCAGGAATTGCCTTCCAAACCTAAGATATATCTTTGTTTGCCTGTTCCTGCCGTAAAACGGAATTTCGGTATTAACGATAGTGTAATTACAAACGGTATCATTCCTGTGATACGCAGCGTTGCGAAGAAACGTCATCTGCCTGTTGTAGATCTCTATGCACTGCTGAAGCCGTATCCTGATTACTATACAGATGGTATCCACCCCAATGAACAAGGAGCTGCATTGATTGCCGGTGAACTTTATCGTACACTGACTGGTAATGAGGCGCCTGCAATTGTTACCGATCAACCTTTCCCCGGTAAGAAGTCGCAATGGGAAGGGTTCGATCGTTATGATTTTATTTGTAATGCACGCCGCGCTATCGTTGTTGCTCCCCGCAAGGTAGCGGAAGGGCGTCCCTGGATATGGCGTCCTGCATTTTTCGGAGCTTTCCCTTCGGTAGATAAGGCTTTGTTGGAGAAAGGTTTCCATGTGGCGTATTATGATTTGACTCATCTTTATGGAAGTCCGCGTGCGCAACGTCTGGGCAGTGATTTCTATGAAGTCATGCGCAGGTATTATCGTCTTTCTCCCAAAGTGACGTTAGAAGGCTTCAGCCGTGGCGGATTATTCGCATTTAATTGGGCGGCAAATAATCCTGATAAAGTGGCCTGTATCTATGTAGATGCTCCTGTATGCGATATGCTCTATTTCTCCGAGAACTGGGAACGTGATTTCTGGAAAGGTTTCCTTGCAGAATGGGGATTGACTGAAGAAAATGCAAAAGACTTCAAAGGAAATCCGATTGATAACCTGGCTCCATTAGCGGCTGCCGGTATTCCAGTGATGGGCGTTTGTGGTGATAGTGACAAGATTGTGCCGTATGAAAAGCACATGAAGATTGTTGCTGAACGTTATCGTGCTTTGGGAGGTAATGTCGAAATCATATTGAAACCCGGTTGCGATCATCATCCACATAGCTTGGATAATGCTGAACCGGTTGTTGATTTTATAATCCGTAACCAACCGGATTATCAGAAGAAACAAGTGATCCATCAACGTGGTAGCCTTACTAACTCTTATCTGAAGTTTGCGAAAGAGAAAAAAGGTTGTGTCGCTTTTCTGGGTGGTTCCATTACCGAAATGCGTGGTTGGCGGAATATGATACAGGAAGATTTGAAACAGCGTTTCCCGGAGACTGAATTCACGTTCATTGATGCCGGAATACCTTCTACCGGAAGCACTCCTCATGCTTTCCGTTTTGAAAATGATGTATTGCAGAAAGGAATGCCTGATTTATTATTTGTTGAGGCAGCGGTAAATGATGATACAAACGGATTCGATTATATCCGGCAGACACGCGGTATGGAGGGTATTATTCGTCATGCCCGTACTGTCAGTCCGGAAATGGATATTGTCATGCTTCACTTTATCTACGATCCATTCATACCTTTGTTGGACAAGGGTATACAACCCCAGGTTATTATGAATCATGAAAGTGTAGCCAATCATTATTATGTTTCCTCTATCAATTTGGCGGAAGAAGTGGCGCAGCGTATGCTCGATGGTGAGTTTGATTGGAAAGAATTTGGTGGCACACATCCTGCTTGGAACGGTCATACATATTATGCTGCCGCTATAAACCGTCTTTTCGACCTTGAATGGAGTGGCGACGTGGCAAAGAAAACCGTCCGGGCACATGAGGTACCGGAAAAACCGATAGATTCCTATTCTTATGATAAAGGTGTATTTGCGGATATCCGTTCCGCTAAGCAACTGAATGGTTGGAAAGTGGTGGATGACTGGACGCCTACAGTGAAAGGGAATACCCGTAAAGGTTTCGTACATGTTCCCATGTTGGTGGCTGATCGTGCCGGAGCCAGTCTTTCATTCTCTTTTGAAGGACGCGCTGTAGGTATCTTCTGCGCAGCCGGTCCGCAAGCCTGTGTGCTGGAATACAGTGTGGATGGGGCTCCGTTCAAGAAGCTGGATACATTTACTGATTGGAGCCGGAACTTGTACATTCCATGGGTGTATATGCTGGAGACGGAACTGGCTTCCGGTCGGCATACCTTGCGTTTGCGTATAGCCAAAGGTGAGAGAACCGGGTGTCAGATACGTAATTTCGTAGTGAATCAGTAA
- a CDS encoding SusC/RagA family TonB-linked outer membrane protein codes for MRKTFFEKCINLHLCRVALVLLLLVPAISSLQANPSQSKTISGVVTSATDNEPLIGVSVQVKETSTGGITDMDGKYSVTAQPGQTLVFSYIGYTSQEFKVGDASVINVSLKEDTEMLDEVVVVGYGVQKKKLVTGATVQVKGENIAKLNTTNPLSALQGQTPGVNIVSTSGQPGASMSVTIRGLGTVGNSQPLYLIDGVGGDISTLNPADIESIDVLKDAASAAIYGAQAANGVVLVTTKSGKEGTCRISYDGYAGWQTIGRKYSMLNASEYMNIMDEARLNSGMSPVDWASLSSIRDANGNIYDTDWIDQAIEDGGLTTSHNLSFTGGSKTSTYAISGGYTGQDGLIGGSDVSYYKRYNFRVNSEHKMWNGLVTIGEHVSFVYKDSRGMNTGNIWNNNLRSAFSASPIIPVYDADGNYNSTVNSDWNVNDGNPYGNMMMNRYNNSKNGSLDANVYVQIEPIKNLRFKTVYGISYGASEYRSYTPKYQFTPQTANTVSKVNQSHGHGLSMVWTNTLSYDFDLADEHHINALIGSELSTYDGSNTEGSNTGLIPGFDDWDHAYLVNTDGTENKTVKGSPYDSTRGMSFFARLGWTWKERYMVNATMRADGSSKFAKGNRWGYFPSVSAGWTLSEEKFMESAKSWLDFLKLRVSWGQVGNANINCYQYLAPVSTTNTNYNFGSGGGQDAWVTGSYTSRLANEKVKWETSEQYNVGIDARFLNGRLAFTADGYIKNTKDWLVQAPVLATAGTDGPIINGGDVKNKGIELGLSWNDQIGKNFTYSVGANMAYNHNEVGSIPTEDGIIHGATNQIYSNAEEFYRAENGHAIGYFWGFKTAGVFQNKQEINDWIAAGNGVYQSNVQPGDVKYVDVNHDGAIDANDKVDLGNGLPKYTFGLNLNLGYKGFDLSLNATGAAGFQIAQSYRDPNSSQSNYSRQILDRWTGEGTSNRIPRVTYGDVGNWQFSDLYLQDGDYIRLQNITLGYDFKRLISWKGLSKLRLYVQAQNLFTLTKYDGMDPEIGSFNGTDGNNNDTWVSGVDMGYYPHPRTFIVGINLAF; via the coding sequence ATGAGAAAGACATTCTTTGAAAAGTGCATAAATTTGCATTTATGCCGTGTTGCATTGGTACTGCTACTTCTGGTACCTGCAATCAGTAGCCTTCAGGCTAACCCTTCTCAAAGCAAAACCATTTCGGGAGTTGTGACATCTGCCACGGACAATGAGCCGTTGATTGGTGTCAGCGTTCAGGTGAAAGAGACTTCCACTGGTGGTATTACCGATATGGACGGTAAGTATTCTGTAACTGCCCAGCCCGGGCAAACGCTGGTATTCTCTTATATCGGCTACACGTCTCAGGAATTTAAAGTGGGTGACGCTTCGGTTATCAATGTATCATTAAAAGAAGATACCGAAATGCTGGATGAAGTGGTCGTGGTAGGCTACGGCGTTCAGAAAAAGAAACTGGTGACCGGTGCTACGGTTCAGGTGAAGGGTGAAAACATTGCCAAACTGAATACGACTAACCCCCTCTCGGCTTTGCAGGGGCAAACACCCGGTGTAAACATCGTTTCCACTTCGGGACAGCCGGGTGCCAGCATGAGCGTAACTATTCGTGGTCTGGGTACGGTGGGTAATTCGCAGCCTCTCTATCTTATTGATGGTGTGGGTGGCGACATCTCTACTTTGAATCCCGCTGATATTGAAAGTATCGATGTTCTGAAGGATGCAGCTTCGGCTGCCATCTATGGTGCACAGGCTGCCAATGGTGTAGTGTTGGTTACTACTAAAAGTGGTAAGGAAGGTACTTGCAGAATCAGCTACGACGGTTATGCCGGTTGGCAGACGATAGGACGCAAGTACAGCATGCTCAATGCGTCGGAGTATATGAATATTATGGATGAAGCCCGTCTCAATTCTGGTATGTCGCCGGTAGATTGGGCTTCGCTTAGCTCTATACGTGATGCCAATGGTAATATATATGATACCGACTGGATTGACCAGGCCATTGAAGATGGCGGGTTGACCACCAGCCACAACCTCTCGTTCACGGGCGGCTCCAAAACTTCTACTTATGCCATTTCGGGTGGTTACACCGGTCAGGATGGCTTGATAGGCGGCTCGGACGTTTCTTATTATAAAAGGTATAACTTCCGCGTGAACTCCGAACACAAGATGTGGAACGGACTGGTGACCATAGGCGAGCACGTGAGTTTTGTCTATAAAGATTCGCGTGGCATGAATACCGGGAACATCTGGAACAATAACCTCCGCAGTGCATTCTCCGCATCTCCCATCATTCCCGTTTATGATGCCGACGGCAACTACAATTCTACGGTGAACTCCGATTGGAACGTAAACGACGGTAATCCTTACGGTAACATGATGATGAACCGCTACAACAACAGCAAGAACGGTTCGCTCGATGCCAACGTGTACGTGCAGATTGAACCTATCAAGAACTTGAGGTTCAAGACGGTGTATGGCATCAGTTACGGTGCTTCCGAGTATCGTTCTTATACACCGAAGTACCAGTTCACTCCGCAGACGGCCAACACCGTGAGCAAAGTGAACCAGAGTCATGGTCACGGCCTGTCGATGGTGTGGACCAATACCCTCTCTTACGATTTCGACCTTGCCGACGAGCATCACATAAATGCCTTGATAGGTAGCGAACTGTCCACCTATGATGGCAGCAATACCGAAGGTTCCAACACCGGCCTTATCCCCGGATTCGATGATTGGGACCATGCTTATCTGGTGAATACCGATGGTACGGAGAATAAGACAGTGAAAGGCTCTCCTTATGATTCTACCCGTGGTATGTCATTCTTCGCCCGTTTGGGTTGGACATGGAAAGAACGCTATATGGTGAACGCCACCATGCGTGCCGATGGTTCGTCAAAGTTTGCCAAAGGCAATCGCTGGGGATATTTCCCTTCGGTATCTGCCGGTTGGACTCTCTCCGAAGAGAAGTTCATGGAGTCGGCAAAGTCTTGGCTCGACTTCTTGAAGTTGCGTGTCAGCTGGGGCCAGGTGGGTAACGCCAATATCAATTGCTATCAATATCTTGCTCCCGTATCTACCACGAACACCAATTATAACTTCGGTTCCGGCGGAGGTCAGGATGCCTGGGTTACGGGTTCTTATACCAGCCGTCTGGCCAACGAGAAAGTGAAGTGGGAGACCTCCGAACAATATAATGTGGGTATTGATGCCCGTTTCCTGAATGGTCGCCTCGCATTCACCGCCGACGGGTACATCAAGAACACTAAGGACTGGCTGGTGCAGGCTCCCGTATTGGCTACGGCAGGTACCGATGGCCCTATCATCAACGGTGGTGACGTGAAAAACAAAGGTATCGAACTGGGGCTTTCTTGGAACGACCAGATCGGAAAGAACTTCACTTATAGTGTAGGTGCCAACATGGCATACAACCACAACGAAGTGGGAAGCATCCCTACCGAAGACGGCATCATCCATGGTGCTACCAATCAAATCTACAGTAATGCGGAAGAGTTCTACCGTGCCGAGAACGGCCATGCCATAGGTTACTTCTGGGGGTTCAAGACAGCCGGTGTCTTCCAGAACAAGCAGGAGATTAACGACTGGATTGCTGCCGGAAACGGTGTATATCAAAGTAATGTGCAACCAGGCGACGTGAAGTATGTAGATGTGAATCACGATGGAGCCATCGACGCCAACGATAAGGTGGACTTAGGCAACGGACTTCCCAAATACACATTCGGCCTCAATCTTAACTTGGGATATAAAGGTTTCGACCTCAGCCTGAACGCTACCGGTGCCGCCGGTTTCCAGATTGCCCAGTCCTATCGCGACCCCAACTCTTCACAGTCCAACTACAGCCGCCAGATATTGGACCGCTGGACGGGTGAAGGTACCAGCAACCGGATTCCCCGCGTGACCTACGGTGATGTGGGCAACTGGCAGTTCTCCGATCTCTATTTGCAGGATGGTGATTACATCCGTTTGCAGAACATCACGTTGGGCTACGACTTCAAGCGTCTCATCTCTTGGAAGGGTTTGTCGAAACTGCGCCTCTATGTGCAGGCTCAAAACCTCTTCACACTGACCAAGTACGATGGCATGGACCCCGAAATCGGTTCATTTAACGGTACGGACGGCAACAACAACGATACATGGGTGTCGGGCGTAGATATGGGTTACTATCCGCACCCCCGTACTTTCATCGTGGGCATTAATCTTGCGTTTTAA
- a CDS encoding RagB/SusD family nutrient uptake outer membrane protein translates to MNTKHILLTSALVVSALAFTSCEDFFDTSSKKDLNTETAYSNLESAEMALVGCYDGWQRTISDAGVGMYLLAEFASEQALAGLGLSDAKNNNVIDQFNLGIAPSYNDIFNVDWQNYYKAIFRCNQLIVQEENIDWAGDTKAQGRVMGEAHALRGILYFDLVRMFGDVPLLTTPSEENVPRSPASDVYKVIFEDFKYAIEHIPADAYLLDNRNTNDGRITKYAAEALMARAYLYYTGYYGAEHASCTKAEAVAAINDVVQHGGYELERNYADFWMPSCTTDASSGDTYAWNTTYAGKWYDGSAWQAGQGKLSAEIVLNLKMNTTHDYNGNGDGNTFSVYLGPRNRSATSVCIASGWGACPVTPTFVEQYKNDPRFNACVWSCSEAGFNADITDSYEYTGYYTRKYAPMCFADGTRQEVGFKLGEQHQNITYYQDYTIMRYADVLLMHSELNGNADGLNRVHQRVYPGETLAYSIENIRKERAIELAFEGVHYWDLMRYEKEGAYAARVITAAQNGAKVINGGNEETTSFSESNFTSKKGLMQIPNTQITLSGNVLTQNAGW, encoded by the coding sequence ATGAATACGAAACATATATTATTGACGAGTGCGCTCGTTGTGTCGGCTTTAGCTTTCACCTCGTGTGAAGACTTCTTTGACACTTCATCAAAAAAGGATCTGAATACTGAAACGGCTTACAGCAACCTGGAGTCTGCCGAAATGGCTTTAGTGGGTTGTTACGATGGATGGCAACGTACTATTTCCGATGCAGGAGTAGGCATGTATCTGCTGGCGGAATTTGCTTCCGAGCAGGCTTTAGCCGGTCTCGGTCTCTCTGATGCTAAAAATAATAATGTGATTGACCAGTTCAATCTCGGTATCGCCCCTTCATACAACGATATCTTCAATGTGGATTGGCAGAACTATTATAAAGCCATATTCCGTTGCAACCAGCTCATCGTTCAGGAGGAAAACATCGACTGGGCAGGCGACACCAAAGCTCAAGGACGCGTGATGGGTGAAGCGCATGCTCTTCGCGGCATCCTTTATTTCGACCTTGTCCGTATGTTTGGAGATGTTCCTTTGCTTACGACTCCCTCCGAAGAGAACGTTCCCCGTTCTCCGGCAAGCGATGTCTATAAAGTCATCTTTGAAGATTTCAAGTATGCTATTGAGCATATTCCTGCTGATGCATATCTTTTGGATAATCGGAATACCAACGATGGCCGCATCACCAAGTATGCTGCGGAGGCGTTGATGGCTCGTGCCTACCTTTATTATACCGGTTACTACGGTGCCGAACATGCTTCATGCACCAAAGCTGAGGCAGTGGCTGCCATCAACGATGTGGTGCAGCATGGGGGATATGAACTGGAAAGAAATTATGCCGACTTCTGGATGCCTTCTTGCACTACCGATGCTTCAAGTGGCGATACATACGCCTGGAATACGACCTACGCCGGCAAGTGGTACGATGGTTCTGCCTGGCAAGCCGGACAAGGTAAACTCTCGGCAGAAATTGTGCTCAACCTGAAGATGAATACTACTCACGACTATAATGGCAATGGTGATGGCAATACTTTCTCTGTTTATCTGGGACCTCGCAACAGGAGCGCCACGAGCGTATGCATTGCCAGTGGCTGGGGCGCTTGCCCGGTGACTCCCACTTTCGTGGAGCAATATAAGAACGACCCCCGCTTCAATGCTTGCGTATGGAGTTGCAGCGAAGCCGGTTTCAATGCCGATATCACCGATTCGTATGAATACACGGGTTATTATACCCGCAAGTATGCGCCGATGTGCTTTGCCGACGGCACGCGTCAGGAGGTAGGATTCAAGTTGGGTGAGCAGCACCAGAATATTACTTACTATCAGGATTACACCATCATGCGTTATGCCGATGTATTGCTGATGCATTCCGAACTCAATGGTAATGCCGATGGATTGAATCGGGTTCACCAGCGTGTATATCCCGGTGAGACACTGGCTTACAGCATTGAAAACATCCGTAAGGAACGCGCCATTGAATTGGCTTTCGAGGGTGTGCACTACTGGGACTTGATGCGCTATGAGAAAGAGGGTGCATACGCTGCACGTGTCATCACTGCCGCACAAAATGGTGCCAAAGTGATAAACGGTGGAAATGAAGAAACCACTTCATTCTCCGAAAGCAACTTCACCTCGAAGAAAGGGCTGATGCAGATTCCTAATACACAAATCACCCTTTCGGGTAATGTGCTTACTCAGAATGCCGGTTGGTAA